The Prionailurus bengalensis isolate Pbe53 chromosome D2, Fcat_Pben_1.1_paternal_pri, whole genome shotgun sequence genome window below encodes:
- the IFIT2 gene encoding interferon-induced protein with tetratricopeptide repeats 2 → MSETTRNTLESCLRQLKCHFTWNLVEGGKSLDDFEDEVCNTTEFQNNEFKATVFNILAYIKHRRGHDEAALECLQRAEELIQREHAEQADIRSLVTWGNYAWVYYHLGRPADAQMYVDKVRRVCEKFRSPYRIESPEMDCEEGWARLQCGGKHNERAKVCFEKALERNPQSTEFTSGLAIASYRLDTWPLPQDPVDPLRRAIQLNPDNRYAKVLLALKLQGMKEEGEGERLVEEALEGAPCATDVLCGAAKLFKRKGALDKAIELLLKALEGMPNNAYLHYYTGCCYRAKVLDILQDTGKNGMSWRREKLQEAIEQAVYHLKRVEEADANHPCVCSYLACLYAQAGQYDEAECYFQKEFCKELSPVAKQVLHLRYGNFQLYQMKSEDRAIHHFIQGVKIKQDSKETEKMKNKLQKIASVRLSKNGADSVALHLLEFLQELGTEMRPAEEKSERHLDSGSFLPSASSPEE, encoded by the exons ATGAG TGAGACCACCAGAAACACCTTGGAGAGTTGTCTGCGGCAACTTAAATGCCATTTCACGTGGAACTTGGTGGAGGGAGGAAAGTCCTTGGATGACTTTGAAGACGAGGTATGTAACACGACGGAGTTCCAGAACAACGAATTCAAAGCCACGGTGTTCAACATACTGGCCTACATAAAACACCGCAGAGGCCACGATGAGGCTGCCCTGGAGTGCCTACAGAGGGCTGAGGAGCTGATCCAGCGGGAGCACGCGGAGCAGGCAGACATCAGAAGTCTGGTCACCTGGGGAAACTACGCCTGGGTCTACTACCACCTGGGCAGACCCGCAGACGCTCAGATGTATGTGGACAAGGTGCGACGGGTATGCGAGAAGTTCCGCAGCCCCTACAGGATCGAGAGTCCTGAGATGGACTGTGAGGAGGGGTGGGCCCGGTTACAGTGTGGAGGGAAGCACAACGAGAGGGCCAAGGTGTGCTTTGAGAAGGCTCTGGAAAGGAATCCCCAGAGCACAGAATTCACCTCTGGCCTGGCCATCGCGAGCTACCGTCTGGACACCTGGCCGCTGCCTCAGGATCCCGTCGACCCTCTGAGGCGGGCCATTCAGCTGAATCCTGACAACCGGTATGCGAAAGTGCTCTTGGCTCTGAAACTTCAGGGGATGAAGGAAGAAGGTGAAGGAGAGAGGCTTGTGGAGGAAGCTTTGGAGGGGGCCCCGTGTGCAACTGACGTGCTTTGTGGAGCAGCGAAgctgtttaaaagaaaaggagcCCTAGACAAAGCTATCGAACTGCTTCTGAAGGCTCTAGAAGGCATGCCCAACAATGCCTATCTGCATTACTACACTGGGTGCTGCTACAGGGCAAAAGTCCTCGATATCCTACAGGACACAGGAAAGAATGGCATGTCCTGGAGAAGAGAAAAGTTACAGGAAGCCATTGAGCAAGCTGTGTATCATTTGAAGAGAGTGGAGGAGGCCGATGCAAACCACCCCTGTGTCTGCTCCTATCTGGCCTGCCTCTATGCACAAGCAGGTCAGTATGACGAAGCAGAGTGCTACTTCCAAAAGGAATTCTGCAAAGAGCTTTCTCCCGTAGCCAAACAAGTCCTCCACCTGCGCTATGGCAACTTCCAGCTCTACCAGATGAAGAGCGAGGACAGAGCCATCCACCATTTCATACAGGGTGTGAAAATAAAGCAGGActcaaaggagacagaaaagatgaaaaataagctGCAAAAAATTGCCAGTGTCAGGCTTTCTAAAAATGGGGCGGATTCTGTCGCTTTGCACCTCTTGGAGTTTCTTCAGGAGCTGGGTACAGAGATGCGGCCAGCAGAGGAAAAGTCTGAGAGGCATTTGGATTCTGGAAGCTTCCTCCCTTCAGCATCTTCCCCTGAGGAATGA